The following are from one region of the Penaeus chinensis breed Huanghai No. 1 chromosome 5, ASM1920278v2, whole genome shotgun sequence genome:
- the LOC125025448 gene encoding uncharacterized protein LOC125025448, which translates to MAALQCSGTRLQCSGTRLQCSGTRLQCSGTRLQCSGTRLQCSGTRLRCSGTRLQCSGTRLQCSGTRLQCSGTRLQCSGTRLQCSGTRLQCSGTRLQCSGMMFQMSPF; encoded by the coding sequence ATGGCCGCACTACAGTGTTCTGGTACTAGACTGCAGTGTTCTGGTACTAGACTGCAGTGTTCTGGTACTAGACTACAGTGTTCTGGTACTAGACTACAGTGTTCTGGTACTAGACTACAGTGTTCTGGTACTAGACTACGGTGTTCTGGTACTAGACTACAGTGTTCTGGTACTAGACTACAGTGTTCTGGTACTAGACTACAGTGTTCTGGTACTAGACTACAGTGTTCTGGTACTAGACTACAGTGTTCTGGTACTAGACTACAGTGTTCTGGTACTAGACTACAGTGTTCTGGTATGATGTTTCAGATGTCGCCGTTTTGA